The Candidatus Komeilibacteria bacterium CG_4_10_14_0_2_um_filter_37_10 genome contains the following window.
CGATTAACCGCTTAATAGAAAATAAAGTGTTGGTTGGATTAATAACTGCTTGCCGTTTGGCGGCTTGGCCAACTAAACGTTCATTATTTTTATTAATAGCTACCACTGATGGCGTTGTTCTATTACCATCACTATTCTCTAAAATTTTTGGTTGACCAGCTTCAATAATCGCCATGGCGCTATTAGTGGTACCCAAATCAATACCTAAAATTTTTGTCATATTTTTACGTTAATTATTTTTTAAATAAGTTATTAAACTATTGTCGTATAATTTACTATGAACATTTAATATGTCATCAAGTTGCAAAGATGAACTCTGTCCAAACTTGATCACCTCGTCCGGAAACAAATCAGTCAAAATAGCACTACCAACCAATCCCTGCGGTAAACTTATCACCCGGACGATAATATTTGACCAACAAAAGCTACAGGTCATATAGGCTAAGAAACTATTTCCTGCTTCATCCAAAATCTGCACTTTATTTTCCTGATACTGCCGATTGCAGACTGGACAATTTTGTACTAATCGTATTGAGTGTTTATTAAAATCCATAGATAAGCTGTTTGTTAATAAATGCTTCTGATAGCTCAGATCGTGTCTGAGCTAAACAGCAAAATTTATTTTTTCTTAACTTCGATAGTTATTGATTTTGGTTTTACTCTTTCCTCCTGAGGAATAGTAACCTTTAACACACCATCTTCATACACGGCTTTAGCGTGATCACCGTCAACAGCAGTCGGTAAGGCGACGGAACGATAAAAGGAACCAATACTGACTTCCTTACGATAATAATTTTTTTCATCAACCTCGCTCTTTTTTTCCATTTTGCCTTCGATAGTTAAAACATCGTTAACAATAGAAATTTTTACTTGCTGTGGGTCAATACCTGGTAATGAGACTTCGGCGACAATATCCTTATCGGTTTGATAAACGTCCATCGCGGGAGCAAAAGAATTAACTCCTCGCATGGTACTAAATTTATCAACCATGGCATCCATCTCATTAAAAGGATCCCACATTGGTGTCCATTTGATTATTGACATATTTATTACTCCTTACTGACTAATGACCCCAAAGGATCGATCAATCAATTTAAATATTTATTCAAGTTTGTTGACAATTACCTTGGCCGGTACCATAACTCGTTCATAAAGTTTATAGCCCGGCTGTACTTCCTGTAAAACAGTATGATCTATCTGACCAATATCACTTTGTTGACCGATGGCTTCGTGCACCTTGTGATCAAATATTAATCCGCTAGTTTCTATTTTGGTCACACCACACTTTTTCATAAACTTATCTAACATATCATATAAATGTTTCAAGCCAACTACCCAATCAAGTTTCTCATCAGCTTTTGGTACGTGACTTAAGGCAGTAGCAAAGTGTGTATATATCGGCAACAGTTCTATGATTAATTGCTCATTCGCTGTGAATAAATACTCTTCTTTCCAAATAGCCGTGGCTTTTTGCAAATTTTGGTAATCAGCTTGTGCTCGTAACCAATTATTT
Protein-coding sequences here:
- the grpE gene encoding nucleotide exchange factor GrpE is translated as MSEENQQLDDEVIFPDDLALESEQKANEYKNNWLRAQADYQNLQKATAIWKEEYLFTANEQLIIELLPIYTHFATALSHVPKADEKLDWVVGLKHLYDMLDKFMKKCGVTKIETSGLIFDHKVHEAIGQQSDIGQIDHTVLQEVQPGYKLYERVMVPAKVIVNKLE